From a single Brassica rapa cultivar Chiifu-401-42 chromosome A01, CAAS_Brap_v3.01, whole genome shotgun sequence genomic region:
- the LOC103859260 gene encoding splicing factor 3B subunit 2 produces the protein MTAESATAAHDNIVVPNGDATNGNTTASSKKSRESDRRRRRRKQKKSKKPSHADVEDAEDSDSKENADSQQHASEQIVIEYVAEQAEFGDGFNDEFKEIFEKFNFRENVASEDDAKKDESEENNDVRKKVTSDSEADEEDQGDEQKEKGISNKQKKLERRMKIAELKQVSARPDVVEVWDATSADPKLLVFLKSYRNTVPVPRHWSQKRKYLQGKRGIEKPPFHLPDFIAATGIQKIRQAYIEKEDGKKLKQKQRERMQPKMGKMDIDYQVLHDAFFKYQTKPKLTALGDLYFEGKEFEVKLRETKPGTLSHGLKEALGMAEGAPPPWLISMQRYGPPPSYPHLKIPGLNAPIPHGASFGYTGGWGKPPVDEFGRPLYGDVFGVQQQDQPNYEDEPIDKSKHWGDLEEEEEEEEEEEEEQEEEMDEEELEDGMESVDTLSSTPTGIETPDAIELRKEHRKEPDRPLYQVLEEKGESVAPGTVLGTTHTYVIKTGTQDKTGVKRVDLMKGQKTDRVDVSLQPEELDALENVLPAKYEEAREEEKLRNKPEDFSDMVAENSKKRKRDKEGKKKKDFKF, from the exons ATGACCGCCGAATCAGCAACCGCCGCACACGATAACATCGTCGTTCCTAACGGAGATGCTACCAACGGCAACACTACTGCTTCTTCTAAGAAATCCCGCGAGAGCGACCGTCGCCGTCGCAGGCGGAAGcagaagaagagcaagaagcCATCTCATGCCGATGTAGAAGACGCGGAGGATTCTGATTCTAAAGAGAACGCAGATTCGCAGCAACAT GCCTCTGAGCAGATTGTGATAGAGTACGTCGCAGAACAAGCCGAGTTTGGAGATGGTTTCAACGACGAGTTTAAGGAGATCTTTGAGAAGTTCAACTTTCGGGAGAATGTTGCCTCTGAG GATGATGCTAAGAAGGATGAGTCTGAGGAGAACAATGATGTGAGAAAGAAGGTTACCTCAGACTCTGAGGCAGACGAGGAAGATCAAGGCGATGAGCAAAAAGAGAAGGGAATCTCTAATAAGCAGAAGAAG CTTGAACGGAGGATGAAGATTGCTGAGCTGAAGCAGGTATCCGCTAGGCCTGATGTCGTTGAA gtCTGGGACGCTACTTCAGCTGACCCTAAGTTGTTGGTGTTTTTGAAGTCGTACCGGAATACAGTTCCTGTGCCGAGGCATTGGTCCCAGAAGAGAAAGTATTTGCAG GGAAAGCGCGGTATAGAGAAGCCGCCATTTCATCTTCCTGATTTCATTGCTGCCACCGGCATTCAGAAAATTAGACAG GCTTACATTGAGAAAGAAGATGGTAAAAAGTTGAAGCAAAAGCAACGAGAGCGTATGCAACCAAAGATGGGAAAGATGGACATTGACTACCAG GTCCTCCATGATgcgttcttcaaataccaaacaAAGCCGAAGCTGACAGCGCTTGGAGATTTGTATTTTGAAGGGAAAGAATTTGAG GTTAAATTGAGGGAGACGAAACCAGGAACATTGTCGCATGGCTTGAAAGAAGCTCTTGGTATGGCTGAAGGTGCTCCTCCCCCATGGCTAATCAGTATGCAG CGATATGGTCCTCCGCCGTCCTACCCACACCTGAAAATTCCTGGTCTTAATGCTCCTATACCGCATGGAGCTAGCTTTGGTTATACTGGTGGCTGGGGGAAACCTCCTGTTGATGAG TTTGGACGTCCATTGTATGGAGATGTCTTTGGCGTCCAGCAACAAGATCAGCCCAATTATGAG GACGAGCCTATTGATAAGAGCAAGCACTGGGGTGatttggaggaagaagaagaagaagaggaagaggaggaagaggaacaagaagaggagatggatgAAGAGGAACTAGAAGACGGCATGGAATCGGTTGATACACTGTCAAG CACTCCAACTGGCATTGAAACACCGGATGCAATTGAGCTTCGTAAGGAACATCGAAAGGAACCCGATAGGCCTCTGTATCAG GTACTTGAAGAAAAGGGAGAGAGTGTTGCTCCTGGAACAGTGCTGGGAACCACACACACGTACGTTATTAAAACTGGTACTCAGGACAAGACAGGAGTGAAAAGG GTTGATTTGATGAAAGGACAAAAGACGGATCGTGTGGACGTTAGCTTACAGCCAGAAGAGCTGGACGCCCTGGAGAATGTTTTACCTGCCAA GTATGAGGAGGcaagagaagaggagaaactGCGCAATAAGCCAGAGGACTTCAGTGACATGGTGGCCGAG AATTCGAAGAAAAGGAAGCGTGACAAGGAagggaagaaaaagaaagatttcaAGTTTTGA